In the Colwellia sp. 20A7 genome, one interval contains:
- a CDS encoding glycosyltransferase, with protein MNQNSKIKVSVCVVTYNQENYIRDCLESIVSQSTNFNFEVIVSDDCSTDRTAEIIQEYADKYAFIRPILRRVNVGAGANYFNVHKLAIGEYVSHCDGDDLFLPGKLQKQADLLDGKPLISMTAHAVKVIDSQEVIGAAPNLPIIGSVEQLVSLGTYFVHSSVMYRYKCRKKYPEGFEAVDFYVYIDTAINGPVYLDKSVLGCYRKHGGGVSSNPAYKSMIEAYYLDAYNLALSLGINKAIVKKAQVHKKLTFSLNLCFIGDYSGFKRLVELSGEEFKYATWSHKFLHLTRHFPLIFCVLYLIKKIKK; from the coding sequence TTGAACCAAAATAGTAAAATAAAGGTTTCTGTTTGTGTTGTCACTTATAATCAAGAAAATTATATCCGTGATTGTCTAGAAAGTATTGTGAGTCAAAGTACTAATTTTAATTTTGAAGTAATTGTCAGTGATGACTGTTCAACGGATCGTACTGCTGAAATAATTCAAGAATATGCCGATAAGTATGCGTTTATTAGGCCTATCTTACGAAGAGTAAATGTAGGTGCGGGCGCTAACTATTTTAATGTGCATAAATTAGCTATTGGTGAATACGTTAGTCACTGTGATGGTGATGATCTCTTTTTACCAGGTAAGCTCCAAAAACAAGCCGATTTACTTGATGGAAAACCTCTTATTTCGATGACAGCTCATGCTGTTAAGGTTATAGATAGCCAAGAAGTGATTGGGGCTGCTCCCAACTTACCTATAATAGGGAGCGTTGAGCAATTGGTATCTCTTGGGACATACTTTGTGCATAGTAGTGTTATGTATCGGTACAAATGTAGAAAAAAATACCCTGAAGGATTTGAGGCTGTAGATTTCTATGTTTATATTGATACAGCAATTAATGGTCCTGTTTATTTAGATAAATCAGTGCTTGGTTGTTATCGTAAACATGGTGGTGGTGTATCATCAAATCCTGCTTATAAGTCAATGATAGAAGCTTATTATTTAGATGCCTATAATTTAGCCCTTAGCTTGGGGATAAATAAAGCAATAGTAAAAAAAGCGCAAGTACATAAAAAGCTTACCTTCTCTTTAAATCTTTGTTTTATTGGTGATTACTCTGGTTTTAAAAGGTTAGTTGAACTTTCTGGTGAAGAATTTAAATATGCAACTTGGTCACACAAGTTCTTGCATTTAACGAGGCATTTTCCTTTAATTTTTTGTGTTTTATATTTAATAAAAAAAATAAAAAAATAA
- a CDS encoding WbqC family protein yields MSFAVMQPYLFPYLGYYQLVNAVDKFVFYDDVTFIKGGYINRNNILSNGKAQRFTIPVPGMSSNTLINELSFDKNIKKILKTIEQSYKKAPYFEHVFPLIESVLNNENRRVDHLCAKSISVVFDYLGINKDFYYSSELEYNRDLSAADKLIAMADILKSSDYINSPGGKSLYNKEYFAKKEISLSFIEIEKYEYSQNTGEFIPHLSMIDVLMWNSKSAILELLGKHKLT; encoded by the coding sequence ATGAGCTTTGCTGTAATGCAGCCTTATTTATTCCCTTATTTAGGTTATTATCAATTGGTCAATGCTGTAGATAAATTTGTTTTTTATGACGATGTAACCTTTATAAAAGGAGGCTATATAAATCGGAATAACATTCTATCAAATGGTAAAGCTCAGCGTTTTACTATCCCGGTGCCTGGCATGTCATCAAACACATTAATTAATGAACTAAGCTTTGATAAAAATATAAAAAAAATACTTAAAACAATTGAACAAAGTTATAAAAAAGCACCTTACTTTGAGCATGTTTTTCCACTTATTGAATCTGTATTGAATAATGAAAACAGACGTGTGGATCATCTTTGTGCAAAGAGTATTTCAGTCGTGTTTGATTATTTAGGTATTAATAAAGACTTTTATTATTCAAGTGAACTCGAGTATAACCGTGATTTATCTGCTGCTGACAAGTTGATAGCGATGGCAGATATTTTAAAATCAAGTGATTATATAAATAGCCCCGGCGGAAAGTCGCTTTATAATAAAGAATATTTCGCTAAAAAAGAAATATCTTTATCATTTATCGAAATAGAAAAATATGAATACTCGCAAAATACAGGTGAGTTTATACCTCATCTATCAATGATTGATGTATTGATGTGGAATAGTAAATCAGCAATATTAGAGTTGCTGGGAAAACATAAACTAACTTAA
- a CDS encoding glycosyltransferase, whose amino-acid sequence MKKNTPILLVIDHFGSGGAQRQIVNIANGLADSGENVHIFIYYPEFTHHRANLDNRVVVHEAVKSNKFGFSVVFKLISLLYKYNYKSALVFLNTPAFYLELASLFYLKKITLTYSERTSFELMPTSFLSKVRYKFHGVCKNITSNSIVQSEKLKLVHAKKNVVYIPNAMPEPFFDIEINPQAIEERIFTVIAHTTPFKNFRYIAEALILYKTNYSSPVPKIYWYGRIIKSDEFDLVAKLLQQHDLTENLVFRGPSEDIPHVLENSFMLIHPSKFESSSNSVAEALATGTPTILGNISDHEIILKDSSAGFLVDLEKPIELSRCLETTTKIDLIAYQQLCENAKYYATESFKSESVLKEYIKLLTN is encoded by the coding sequence ATGAAAAAAAACACTCCTATTTTGTTAGTTATAGATCATTTCGGCTCAGGTGGGGCACAAAGGCAAATTGTTAATATTGCTAATGGATTGGCTGACTCAGGTGAAAATGTTCATATATTTATATACTACCCTGAATTTACTCATCATAGAGCTAATTTAGATAATCGAGTTGTGGTTCATGAGGCAGTAAAATCGAATAAGTTTGGTTTCTCTGTGGTATTTAAATTGATCAGTTTATTATATAAATACAATTATAAAAGTGCTCTTGTTTTTTTAAACACTCCAGCATTTTATTTGGAGTTAGCTAGTTTATTTTACTTAAAAAAAATTACACTTACTTACTCTGAAAGAACCTCTTTTGAGCTAATGCCAACAAGCTTTTTAAGTAAAGTAAGATATAAATTTCATGGGGTATGTAAAAATATTACTTCAAATTCAATCGTTCAGTCTGAGAAATTAAAGCTAGTTCATGCTAAAAAAAATGTTGTTTATATCCCAAATGCAATGCCAGAGCCTTTTTTTGATATTGAAATTAACCCTCAAGCGATTGAGGAGCGAATATTCACTGTTATAGCGCATACCACACCATTTAAAAATTTTAGATATATTGCCGAAGCACTTATTTTATACAAAACAAATTATTCGTCTCCAGTACCAAAAATATATTGGTATGGTCGAATTATAAAGTCTGATGAGTTTGACTTAGTTGCAAAGTTATTACAGCAGCATGATTTAACTGAAAATTTAGTATTTCGTGGTCCGTCTGAGGATATTCCACATGTATTAGAGAATTCATTTATGCTAATTCATCCTTCCAAATTTGAATCGTCATCCAACTCAGTTGCAGAGGCCTTAGCAACTGGTACTCCAACAATACTTGGCAATATATCTGATCATGAAATTATTTTAAAAGACTCCTCTGCTGGTTTTTTAGTTGATTTAGAAAAACCAATCGAGTTATCGCGTTGTTTAGAGACTACCACAAAAATTGATCTTATTGCATATCAACAGTTATGCGAAAATGCTAAGTATTATGCAACAGAAAGTTTTAAGTCTGAAAGTGTTTTAAAAGAGTATATAAAATTACTTACTAATTAA
- a CDS encoding serine O-acetyltransferase: MLKEDLRRTYDLVQGGRLKKIIGCYRTPGCHAIVTYRYGQWIAKQNILIRVFLEPWCFFQYHRMRSKWGIEIPRVTNIDTGLYIGHHGGIVVSSQTKIGKNVNLSQGVTIGVSGKGDKRGVPVIGNNVYIAPGAKVFGKITIGDNVSIGANAVVNQDIPDNSIVVLSPGCIVLDKK; the protein is encoded by the coding sequence ATGCTTAAAGAAGACTTGCGACGAACTTATGATTTAGTCCAAGGTGGGCGCTTAAAAAAAATAATAGGTTGTTATAGAACTCCCGGTTGTCATGCAATAGTAACGTATCGATATGGGCAATGGATTGCTAAGCAAAATATATTAATTCGTGTTTTTTTAGAGCCATGGTGTTTTTTTCAGTATCACCGGATGCGTAGTAAATGGGGGATTGAGATCCCTAGAGTTACAAATATAGATACGGGCCTTTACATAGGTCATCATGGTGGGATCGTTGTTTCTAGCCAAACGAAAATAGGGAAAAATGTTAATTTATCACAAGGTGTTACAATAGGAGTTTCTGGTAAAGGAGACAAACGCGGTGTCCCTGTTATTGGAAATAATGTTTATATTGCACCAGGTGCAAAAGTGTTTGGGAAGATAACGATAGGCGATAATGTATCTATCGGCGCTAATGCTGTCGTTAATCAAGATATTCCGGATAATTCGATTGTAGTTTTGTCTCCTGGTTGTATTGTTTTAGATAAAAAATAA
- a CDS encoding GNAT family N-acetyltransferase, with the protein MEEAKINPNFITQNVNLDSYLLKIEEHAMFHSAFTKDSLYGFIAFYANDLNYYQGFISMVHVASGYRGKGIAKTLISATCQTMKALEMKSCALEVLCSNQNAINLYKSLGFKINEERSDILYMIKDLETEV; encoded by the coding sequence ATGGAAGAGGCTAAAATTAACCCAAATTTCATTACTCAAAATGTAAACTTAGATTCTTACCTATTAAAAATTGAGGAGCATGCTATGTTCCATAGTGCTTTTACTAAAGACTCGTTGTATGGTTTTATTGCATTTTATGCGAATGATTTAAATTACTATCAAGGATTTATTAGTATGGTACACGTCGCTTCAGGTTATAGAGGCAAAGGAATTGCAAAGACGCTTATAAGTGCAACGTGCCAGACAATGAAAGCATTAGAAATGAAAAGTTGTGCTCTAGAGGTGCTCTGCAGCAACCAAAATGCAATTAATTTATATAAAAGCTTAGGCTTTAAAATAAACGAAGAGCGCTCTGATATTTTATATATGATTAAAGATTTAGAGACAGAGGTTTAA
- a CDS encoding oligosaccharide flippase family protein: protein MSLKKNIIANYVSQIYVTAIGILILPFYIEYMGAEAYGLVGFFVLLQAWFNLLDLGLTPTISRETARFKSGATTPLGFRQIYRALSAIFFIIALVGGLFLYLLSEVVARRWLNFDSLDTNNVIFSVKIMALTVAFRWLCGLYRGVITGSENLVWLSYFNIVMATLRSLGVFVVMFKFGFTIFTFFVYQLIIAFVETLILFNKSRTLLPAINPNLEVIGWSLKPLLPVLKFSMTIAFTASIWVLVTQTDKLVLSNVLPLAEYGYFTLAVLVAGGIMIISGPISNAVLPRMTSLFAQNKNIEMLNVYHSATQLVSIIGGAAAITIFFSAESLLFAWTGDNKLSAAVAPILRLYVIGNSFLIITSFPYYLQYAKGNLKYHLYGNFIFAGILLPAIVLAAKYYGAVGAGYTWVIINFLFLTFWVGFIHYKIEPGLHLKWLFNNVIFVCFPAVCVGYITHYVVFEPVTRLDNFYVVISTGIPVFLTSLSFSPIARKILGEKYFNKVMS from the coding sequence TTGTCTTTAAAAAAAAATATAATAGCAAATTATGTAAGCCAAATATATGTAACCGCTATAGGAATACTAATACTACCTTTCTATATAGAGTATATGGGGGCGGAAGCCTATGGGTTAGTTGGCTTTTTTGTATTGTTACAAGCTTGGTTTAACTTGCTTGACTTAGGTTTAACACCCACAATTAGCAGAGAAACAGCTCGTTTTAAATCAGGAGCTACGACTCCTTTAGGGTTTCGTCAAATATACAGAGCGTTGAGTGCTATCTTTTTTATTATTGCGTTAGTTGGGGGGCTCTTTTTATATTTGTTATCAGAAGTAGTTGCCAGAAGATGGTTGAATTTCGATAGCTTAGACACGAATAATGTAATTTTCTCCGTAAAGATAATGGCGCTTACAGTAGCCTTTAGATGGCTTTGTGGCCTCTACAGAGGGGTGATAACTGGGAGTGAGAACCTTGTGTGGCTTAGCTACTTTAATATAGTTATGGCTACATTAAGGTCTTTAGGTGTATTTGTGGTAATGTTTAAATTTGGATTTACAATTTTTACCTTTTTTGTCTATCAGCTAATAATTGCGTTTGTAGAAACTTTAATTCTATTTAACAAGTCGCGTACATTATTACCGGCTATAAACCCTAATTTAGAAGTAATTGGCTGGTCTTTAAAGCCGTTATTGCCTGTACTGAAATTTTCAATGACTATCGCTTTTACTGCATCTATTTGGGTGTTAGTTACTCAAACGGATAAGTTGGTGCTTTCAAATGTATTACCATTAGCTGAATATGGTTATTTCACTTTGGCGGTTTTGGTTGCTGGCGGGATCATGATAATAAGTGGCCCAATTAGTAATGCTGTATTACCTAGAATGACATCATTATTTGCTCAGAATAAAAATATTGAAATGCTAAACGTGTATCACAGCGCAACTCAATTGGTTTCAATCATTGGTGGTGCCGCAGCAATTACTATTTTTTTTAGTGCAGAAAGCTTGTTATTTGCATGGACTGGAGATAACAAACTCTCTGCAGCAGTAGCTCCGATATTACGCCTGTATGTTATAGGGAACAGCTTTTTAATAATTACTTCGTTTCCTTATTATCTTCAATATGCAAAGGGTAATTTGAAGTATCATTTGTATGGAAACTTTATATTTGCAGGTATTTTACTTCCAGCCATAGTACTAGCCGCTAAATATTATGGGGCAGTGGGGGCAGGCTACACTTGGGTTATTATAAATTTTTTATTTTTAACGTTTTGGGTAGGATTTATTCATTATAAAATTGAACCTGGTTTACATCTAAAGTGGTTATTTAATAATGTTATATTTGTGTGCTTTCCAGCGGTATGTGTAGGTTATATTACTCATTATGTAGTATTTGAACCTGTAACAAGATTAGATAATTTCTATGTAGTTATAAGCACCGGTATACCTGTTTTCTTAACTTCTTTATCTTTTTCACCTATAGCAAGAAAGATTTTAGGTGAAAAGTATTTTAATAAGGTAATGTCTTGA
- the asnB gene encoding asparagine synthase (glutamine-hydrolyzing) — MCGFAGFISIKKTIDFGSESVVRDMLSKINHRGPDDSGTWIEDGVAFGHQRLSIHDLSPLGHQPMHSYSNRFVVVFNGEIYNFLELKEELIASGSVFKSESDTEVLLACIEKWGVEASLKKFTGMFAFALWDKENKKLYLARDRMGEKPLYYSILPSGIVFGSQLGSLTQHPCFDKELDRDAIGLYLRHGYIPAPSSVYKNTKKLMPGNFLVIDVRGNEIITSTPAAYWSFKNVSETYKNKDRINDPKLALSELDVLINKSVKQQSQADVPLGAFLSGGIDSSLITSYMQSQSSKPINTFTIGFKDPKYNEAKFAKEIANHLGTNHTEHYIDQSDLLSVVPKLPLVYDEPFADSSQLPTYIVGALAKQKVTVALSGDGGDELFCGYSRYERTYQRWNKVSKIPEPIRGLINSTSKHINVLSNVNNFKFMGKSTHELIRSIDYLGCTDFNSFYKRSVSTLANVESLVNGASPVLSAYDEQTEHDLYSHMMNADSMQYLPDDILVKVDRAFMGSSLEGRIPLLDHNIIEFSKKIPVDIHRFDGKGKYLLRELLYKKVPKKLIERPKMGFAIPLDDWLRGALNEWANNLLCPSRLQQDGIFDVNFVTKMWGQHQSKANNWGTLLWSILMFNAWLDEQ; from the coding sequence ATGTGTGGTTTTGCGGGTTTTATAAGTATAAAGAAGACTATAGATTTTGGATCGGAATCTGTAGTTAGGGATATGTTAAGTAAAATTAATCATCGTGGTCCAGATGACTCTGGTACTTGGATTGAGGATGGCGTTGCTTTTGGGCATCAACGTTTGTCTATTCATGATCTATCTCCGCTAGGTCATCAGCCTATGCACTCCTATTCAAATCGGTTTGTTGTTGTATTTAATGGCGAGATTTATAATTTCTTAGAGCTTAAAGAAGAGCTTATAGCATCGGGAAGTGTGTTTAAAAGTGAATCTGATACGGAAGTATTACTAGCATGTATTGAAAAGTGGGGAGTAGAAGCCTCTCTTAAAAAGTTTACAGGCATGTTTGCTTTTGCTTTATGGGATAAAGAAAATAAAAAATTATATTTAGCTCGCGATCGCATGGGCGAAAAGCCTCTTTATTATTCAATCCTACCAAGTGGTATTGTTTTTGGCTCGCAATTAGGCAGCTTAACCCAGCACCCTTGCTTTGATAAAGAGCTGGATAGGGATGCTATTGGGTTATATTTAAGACATGGTTATATCCCTGCGCCTTCAAGTGTTTATAAAAACACTAAAAAGTTAATGCCAGGTAATTTTTTAGTTATTGATGTTAGAGGTAATGAAATAATAACTAGTACGCCAGCTGCATATTGGTCATTTAAAAACGTGAGTGAAACATATAAAAATAAAGACAGAATAAATGATCCAAAATTAGCATTAAGTGAGCTAGATGTATTAATCAATAAAAGTGTAAAACAACAATCTCAAGCAGATGTGCCTCTAGGGGCATTTTTATCTGGCGGTATTGATTCGTCTTTAATTACATCTTATATGCAGTCTCAGTCCTCTAAACCAATTAATACTTTTACAATAGGTTTTAAAGACCCTAAATATAATGAAGCTAAATTTGCTAAGGAAATAGCTAACCATTTAGGTACGAATCATACAGAGCATTATATAGACCAGTCTGATTTGTTATCAGTAGTTCCCAAACTCCCACTTGTTTATGATGAACCCTTCGCAGATTCATCGCAGTTACCTACATATATAGTAGGAGCTTTAGCAAAACAAAAAGTAACAGTGGCGTTATCTGGTGATGGTGGTGATGAGTTATTTTGTGGCTATAGTCGTTATGAAAGAACTTACCAGCGCTGGAATAAGGTTAGCAAAATTCCAGAGCCAATCCGTGGCTTAATAAATAGTACAAGTAAACATATTAATGTTTTAAGCAATGTTAATAATTTTAAATTTATGGGTAAAAGTACTCATGAACTAATACGAAGTATTGACTATTTAGGTTGTACTGATTTTAATTCTTTTTATAAGCGCTCTGTATCCACCCTTGCGAATGTAGAATCTCTTGTAAATGGTGCTTCACCTGTTTTATCTGCCTATGATGAGCAAACAGAGCATGACTTATATAGTCATATGATGAATGCTGATTCTATGCAATATTTACCAGATGATATTTTAGTTAAAGTTGATCGGGCTTTTATGGGCTCAAGCCTAGAAGGGCGCATTCCTTTACTTGATCATAACATTATTGAATTTTCAAAAAAAATCCCTGTTGATATTCATAGGTTTGATGGAAAGGGTAAATACTTATTGAGAGAGCTTCTGTATAAAAAAGTACCTAAAAAACTGATAGAGCGTCCTAAGATGGGGTTTGCTATTCCACTTGATGACTGGCTAAGAGGTGCTCTGAATGAGTGGGCTAACAATTTACTTTGTCCATCAAGGCTACAGCAAGATGGTATTTTTGATGTTAATTTCGTTACTAAAATGTGGGGACAGCACCAAAGTAAAGCCAATAACTGGGGAACATTACTTTGGTCAATTTTAATGTTTAATGCTTGGTTAGATGAACAATGA